In the genome of Triticum urartu cultivar G1812 chromosome 5, Tu2.1, whole genome shotgun sequence, one region contains:
- the LOC125508687 gene encoding pentatricopeptide repeat-containing protein At2g38420, mitochondrial has protein sequence MSCSPVPEPDHHRLLATLARHGRLAAAATLFSTAVRTTRALNTILAALCSSPSLLRVAPSVLLLAAPTASPDAATFRVLTSALCRASRPSAAAGLLRCMPSLHLDPDSPLCRAVLSSLCRCAPARHAAAFLDDMRRWGVPPSGLDHRAVLRALLREGMVAEAYEVVREKMGSDGVAPGVADFELMLRAFSERGQFDAVDEAFDEMLLRGLVPGVAVYNVYVAALCKKGDLAGARRMVECMERAGCPPDVRTFGVVVAGCVSAGDAGAARDVAWEAVRRGLRWDTPSMVELVGLLRAGGHVADAHGLLLDVFLHGGCTGVDASTLGQLICASEGACSVITDHPKD, from the coding sequence ATGAGCTGCTCCCCGGTGCCAGAACCTGACCACCACCGCCTGCTGGCCACCCTCGCGCGCCacggccgcctcgccgccgccgccacgctcTTCTCCACGGCCGTCCGCACCACACGcgcgctcaacaccatactcgccgCCCTCTGCTCCTCCCCGTCGCTGCTCCGCGTTGCCCCCTCCGTGCTCCTCCTCGCCGCCCCCACCGCCTCCCCCGACGCGGCCACCTTCCGCGTCCTCACCTCCGCGCTCTGCCGCGCAAgccgcccctccgccgccgccggcctcctGCGCTGCATGCCCTCCCTCCACCTCGACCCGGACTCGCCGCTGTGCCGCGCCGTGCTCTCCTCCCTGTGCCGCTGCGCCCCGGCCCGGCACGCGGCGGCGTTCCTGGACGACATGCGCCGGTGGGGCGTCCCGCCCAGCGGGCTCGACCACCGCGCCGTTCTCCGCGCCCTCCTGCGGGAGGGGATGGTGGCGGAGGCATACGAGGTCGTCAGAGAGAAGATGGGCTCCGACGGCGTGGCCCCCGGGGTGGCCGACTTCGAGCTGATGCTGCGCGCGTTCAGCGAGCGCGGGCAGTTCGACGCCGTCGACGAGGCGTTCGACGAAATGCTCCTCCGAGGGCTCGTGCCGGGCGTGGCCGTCTACAACGTGTACGTCGCTGCGCTGTGCAAGAAAGGGGACCTGGCCGGCGCGCGCCGGATGGTGGAGTGCATGGAGCGCGCCGGCTGCCCGCCGGACGTCAGGACGTTCGGCGTCGTGGTCGCTGGGTGCGTGTCCGCCGGGGACGCCGGCGCTGCCAGGGACGTGGCATGGGAGGCGGTGCGGCGAGGCCTGCGGTGGGACACGCCGTCGATGGTGGAGCTGGTCGGCCTGCTCCGGGCGGGCGGGCACGTCGCGGACGCGCACGGGCTGCTGCTGGACGTGTTCCTGCACGGCGGGTGCACGGGAGTGGACGCCTCGACGCTCGGGCAGCTGATATGTGCCAGCGAAGGCGCCTGCAGCGTGATCACAGATCACCCGAAAGACTAG